One segment of Sulfobacillus thermosulfidooxidans DSM 9293 DNA contains the following:
- a CDS encoding 3-hydroxy-3-methylglutaryl-CoA reductase, with protein MKFRWSHRNHLSAIQQRQAVLAQLPQMTAEDQRRIFSWSVGAETLGSFQECLTGEMVLPVGVVGPMTIEMGLYERRDDGQLQEVQRQTDHVFVPLAHTEGGLSESMLRGSHVSSLAGGIKTWVLRDEMTRDCAFVFHTTQDAIHLHEWVMAHQEDLKAWINNPLHADKVVQPGERSAKVSSHATLLNIRTHVVGPVCHVLYGFDTQEACGPNMITRNAYALNEYIVEHIEGQGLAPHSIFLEANMGGDKKPSYEYFHGGHGKTVVAESIIPDDIIRRYLNTTAENLQALEWTGLHGAHDSGMPSFGFTPASAVAAIFAATGQDLGMVGTSSMAHATLSRVDEGIAFSITLSGLEVGTVGGGTKLPHARSYLRMMGCEGPHSARRLAQIIAAATLSLEISAAASMASRGSENFFRTHWKHGGLR; from the coding sequence ATGAAATTCCGCTGGTCTCATCGCAATCATCTGTCGGCAATTCAGCAGCGCCAGGCGGTTCTAGCGCAGTTGCCGCAGATGACCGCGGAGGACCAAAGACGCATCTTTTCTTGGTCCGTAGGGGCCGAAACGTTAGGATCATTTCAAGAATGTTTGACCGGAGAAATGGTCTTGCCAGTCGGTGTGGTCGGGCCCATGACGATTGAAATGGGATTATATGAACGCCGTGATGATGGTCAGTTACAGGAAGTGCAAAGACAAACAGATCACGTTTTTGTTCCCCTGGCTCATACAGAAGGGGGCCTGTCCGAATCCATGTTGCGTGGTTCACATGTCAGCAGCTTGGCTGGCGGCATTAAGACCTGGGTATTGCGTGATGAGATGACCAGGGACTGTGCTTTTGTGTTTCACACCACACAAGATGCGATTCACTTACATGAATGGGTGATGGCGCATCAGGAAGATTTGAAGGCGTGGATTAACAATCCTCTCCATGCCGATAAGGTGGTTCAGCCAGGCGAACGGTCTGCTAAGGTCTCTTCGCATGCTACCCTCTTAAATATCCGCACCCATGTGGTCGGTCCTGTCTGCCATGTTCTGTACGGATTTGATACGCAAGAAGCGTGCGGTCCGAATATGATTACACGAAACGCGTACGCCTTGAATGAATATATTGTCGAGCACATTGAGGGTCAAGGGCTTGCGCCGCACAGTATCTTTTTAGAGGCCAATATGGGCGGAGATAAAAAACCCAGTTATGAATATTTTCATGGTGGTCATGGGAAGACGGTTGTGGCGGAAAGCATCATTCCCGACGACATTATTCGCCGTTATTTAAATACCACCGCGGAAAATCTTCAGGCTCTGGAGTGGACAGGACTCCATGGCGCCCATGATAGTGGGATGCCTTCGTTCGGCTTTACCCCGGCATCGGCGGTGGCGGCGATTTTTGCAGCGACAGGTCAAGACTTGGGCATGGTCGGCACCAGCAGCATGGCTCATGCTACGCTATCGCGGGTAGACGAAGGGATTGCCTTTAGTATCACCTTGAGTGGGCTCGAAGTGGGGACAGTTGGTGGGGGAACAAAATTACCCCATGCCAGGTCCTATTTGCGTATGATGGGCTGTGAAGGTCCTCATTCAGCGCGACGTTTAGCGCAAATTATTGCGGCTGCCACCTTATCCTTAGAAATCTCGGCGGCGGCCTCGATGGCAAGCCGCGGCAGTGAAAATTTCTTTCGCACACACTGGAAACATGGAGGCCTTCGTTAG